The following are encoded in a window of Pseudalgibacter alginicilyticus genomic DNA:
- a CDS encoding GIN domain-containing protein has translation MAKSTFALFFTPLLCIMLHAQKPEKVKGNRNVIIQETLINPFHTVSIDEDFEIEIIYNKIPSVEIEADENLHEFIEFEVRNDILSFNKTKRITSKKKLNIIVKYNDMLHTIETNENSEIKSLTTMELNNATLITYGSSKADLTINTNQLILEGKERSKVKLDLISEHTNITLVDNSKLDGLINSPELHLNLSQRANANLNGNGENLIIKANNYSQFIGKDFTVKTCEVICDISSDATIDVTESIMIEASGTSSIYLYNNPKITINRFTDTTKLQKKVK, from the coding sequence ATGGCTAAAAGCACATTTGCATTATTTTTCACACCCCTTTTGTGTATCATGTTACATGCTCAAAAACCTGAAAAAGTTAAAGGCAATAGAAATGTAATTATTCAAGAAACATTAATAAATCCCTTTCATACAGTTAGCATAGATGAAGATTTTGAAATTGAAATAATTTACAACAAAATACCGTCTGTAGAAATTGAAGCCGATGAAAATCTTCATGAATTTATTGAATTTGAAGTAAGAAATGATATCCTTTCGTTTAATAAAACAAAAAGAATAACATCAAAAAAAAAGTTGAATATCATTGTTAAATACAATGATATGCTTCACACTATTGAAACCAATGAGAATAGTGAAATAAAGTCATTAACGACTATGGAATTAAATAACGCCACGTTAATCACTTATGGTTCATCAAAAGCCGACTTAACTATAAATACTAACCAATTAATTTTAGAAGGTAAAGAGCGCTCCAAAGTAAAGTTAGACTTAATTAGTGAGCATACAAACATAACACTTGTTGATAACAGCAAATTGGATGGACTTATTAACTCGCCAGAATTGCATTTAAATTTAAGTCAACGTGCCAATGCCAACTTAAATGGAAATGGTGAAAACTTAATAATAAAAGCTAATAATTATTCGCAATTTATAGGGAAAGATTTTACGGTTAAAACTTGCGAAGTTATTTGTGATATTTCTAGCGATGCAACTATTGACGTCACTGAAAGTATTATGATTGAGGCTTCTGGAACCAGTAGTATTTATTTATATAACAATCCAAAAATAACTATAAATAGATTTACAGATACCACCAAACTTCAGAAAAAAGTCAAATAA
- a CDS encoding TetR/AcrR family transcriptional regulator: MARKKKYNETEVVEKAMTLFWKNGYEATSMQMLEKEMGINKFSIYASFGNKHGLFIESLKQYKTKVHAILDKFKKGTKGVEDIKQFFYDSVSSEYKNDNIKGCFITNTYNEFSENEDQLVQEQMSTFMNNLKSIIIEKLQMDLSKDKETIIKQANYLLLAKHGLAAAARVNTKQEIEDYIEMTFKNI, translated from the coding sequence ATGGCAAGAAAAAAAAAATATAACGAAACTGAAGTTGTTGAAAAAGCAATGACCCTTTTTTGGAAAAATGGTTATGAAGCAACATCCATGCAAATGCTTGAAAAGGAGATGGGCATTAATAAATTTTCAATATATGCAAGTTTCGGAAACAAACACGGCCTGTTCATTGAAAGTTTAAAACAATACAAAACTAAAGTACATGCCATTTTAGATAAATTTAAAAAAGGAACAAAAGGCGTAGAAGATATTAAACAATTTTTTTATGATTCTGTAAGTTCTGAATATAAAAACGACAATATAAAAGGATGCTTTATAACAAACACCTATAATGAGTTCTCTGAAAACGAAGATCAATTAGTTCAGGAACAGATGAGTACTTTTATGAATAACTTAAAATCCATTATTATTGAAAAATTACAAATGGATCTTTCAAAAGACAAAGAAACTATTATAAAACAAGCTAATTATTTATTATTAGCAAAACATGGTTTAGCCGCCGCAGCAAGAGTTAACACAAAACAAGAAATAGAAGATTATATTGAAATGACATTTAAAAACATATAA
- the purL gene encoding phosphoribosylformylglycinamidine synthase yields MIHFFGNVTSKIFAVQTTKELSTETIAKLSWLFGNQPKIEQASLDAFFVGPRAAMITPWSTNAVEITQNMGIADIIRIEEFQAVSKNFNEFDPMISEKFKGLNQNSFTIDIKPEPILDIKDISAYNQQEGLSLSDEEVKYLEGVSKKIGRPLTDSEVFGFSQVNSEHCRHKIFNGTFVIDGEEKPTSLFKLIRKTSETHPNTIVSAYKDNVAFIEGPKVEQFAPKRADIPDYYTTQDFDSVISLKAETHNFPTTVEPFNGAATGAGGEIRDRLAGGKGSLPLAGTAVYMTSYSRLEENRPWEQKFEARKWLYQTPMDILIKASNGASDFGNKFGQPLICGSVLTFEHNENASSSESAPRKLGFDKVIMQAGGIGYGKKEQALKETPKTGDKIVILGGENYRIGMGGAAVSSADTGEFASGIELNAVQRSNPEMQKRAANAVRGMVESDENFIVSIHDHGAGGHLNCLSELVEDTGGKIDLDALPVGDPTLSDKEIIGNESQERMGLVIAEKHIKTLHNIADRERSPMYTVGDVSGDNRFTFESKTNGHKPMDLAMEDMFGSSPKTILTDKTVLRNYKNPRYKTKNLQIYLEQVLQLEAVACKDWLTNKVDRCVGGKVAKQQCVGPLQIPLNNVAVMALDFKGKEGVATSIGHSPISGLINSAAGSRNAITETLTNIIWAPLKNDLKSISLSANWMWPCKNEGEDARLYEAVQAVSEFAIDLGINVPTGKDSLSMKQKYPEGDVISPGTVIISAGANCNDITKVVEPVLKQNAGNIYYINISQDDFKLGGSSFNQVLNTIGNEAPDVKDPAFVKTVFNTIQTLIKTDKIKAGHDVASGGLITTLLELCFADVNLGADFNLSKLNEDDSIKVLFAENSGIVFQADASVETILSKNNIEFFNIGSANNTGYVTIKNNDDIFTFNVVKTRDIWYKTSYLLDQKQTANGLAQNRFDNYKNQPLQYVFPKHFTGVFTPINNLKNKPKAAILREKGSNSEREMANAMYLAGFDVKDVHMTDLISGRETLKDIQFLGAVGGFSNSDVLGSAKGWAGAIKYNEKANKVIKDFFAREDTLSVGICNGCQLWMELDLINPEHDIHGKMLHNDSHKHESAFTSVKIQENNSVMLSTLAGSTLGVWISHGEGKFNLPYAEDKYQIVAKYAYTEYPHNPNGSDFNTAMMCDKTGRHLVTMPHIERSTFQWNWANYPDGRKDEVSPWLEAFVNARIWLEKQ; encoded by the coding sequence ATGATTCATTTCTTTGGAAACGTAACCAGCAAGATTTTTGCTGTTCAAACAACAAAAGAATTATCAACTGAAACCATTGCAAAACTATCGTGGTTATTTGGCAATCAGCCTAAAATAGAACAAGCATCGCTCGATGCTTTTTTTGTTGGCCCTCGTGCTGCCATGATTACACCTTGGAGTACCAATGCTGTGGAAATTACCCAAAATATGGGTATTGCCGATATTATTCGTATTGAAGAATTTCAAGCCGTTTCTAAGAATTTTAACGAATTTGACCCGATGATTTCTGAAAAATTCAAAGGATTAAATCAAAATTCATTTACGATTGATATCAAACCAGAACCTATTCTTGACATTAAAGATATTTCAGCATACAATCAACAAGAAGGTTTATCATTAAGTGATGAAGAAGTGAAATATTTGGAAGGTGTGTCTAAAAAAATTGGAAGACCTTTAACGGATTCTGAAGTTTTTGGATTTTCTCAGGTGAATTCTGAGCACTGCCGTCATAAAATTTTCAACGGTACGTTTGTAATTGATGGAGAAGAAAAACCAACCTCACTTTTCAAACTTATTAGAAAAACATCTGAAACACACCCAAACACCATTGTTTCTGCTTATAAAGATAATGTTGCTTTTATTGAAGGTCCAAAAGTAGAACAGTTTGCTCCAAAGCGTGCAGACATTCCTGATTATTACACAACTCAAGATTTTGATTCTGTTATTTCATTAAAAGCAGAAACACACAATTTTCCAACTACCGTTGAGCCATTTAATGGTGCTGCAACTGGTGCTGGTGGGGAAATTAGAGATAGGTTGGCTGGAGGAAAAGGTTCTTTGCCTTTGGCTGGAACAGCGGTTTACATGACCTCATATTCTAGACTGGAAGAAAACAGACCTTGGGAACAAAAATTTGAAGCCAGAAAATGGTTATATCAAACACCTATGGATATTTTAATAAAGGCTTCGAATGGCGCGTCTGATTTTGGAAACAAATTTGGACAACCGCTTATATGTGGTTCGGTATTAACTTTTGAACATAACGAAAATGCCTCTTCAAGTGAGTCTGCTCCACGTAAATTAGGTTTTGATAAAGTGATTATGCAAGCTGGAGGTATTGGTTATGGTAAAAAAGAACAAGCTTTAAAAGAAACTCCCAAAACGGGTGATAAAATTGTAATTCTTGGTGGTGAAAATTACAGAATCGGCATGGGTGGTGCCGCAGTTTCTTCTGCGGACACTGGTGAATTTGCTTCGGGTATTGAATTAAATGCCGTTCAACGTTCTAATCCAGAAATGCAAAAACGTGCTGCCAACGCAGTTCGTGGCATGGTAGAAAGTGACGAAAATTTTATTGTTTCCATTCATGATCATGGTGCTGGTGGTCATTTAAACTGCTTATCAGAATTAGTAGAAGATACTGGAGGAAAAATCGATTTAGACGCCCTTCCTGTAGGAGACCCAACACTTTCTGACAAAGAAATTATTGGTAACGAATCACAAGAGCGCATGGGCTTGGTCATTGCCGAAAAACATATAAAAACACTACACAATATTGCAGACCGTGAGCGTTCTCCTATGTATACAGTAGGTGACGTAAGTGGAGACAATCGATTTACTTTCGAATCTAAAACTAACGGACACAAACCTATGGATTTAGCCATGGAAGATATGTTTGGAAGTTCTCCAAAAACCATTTTAACAGATAAAACGGTACTTAGAAATTATAAAAACCCAAGATATAAAACCAAAAATTTACAAATCTATTTGGAGCAGGTTTTGCAATTGGAAGCTGTAGCTTGTAAAGATTGGTTAACAAATAAAGTAGACCGCTGTGTTGGTGGAAAAGTTGCCAAACAGCAATGTGTTGGCCCTTTACAAATCCCTCTAAACAATGTTGCTGTTATGGCTCTTGATTTTAAAGGGAAAGAAGGTGTTGCAACGTCCATTGGGCACTCGCCTATTTCTGGATTAATAAACTCGGCTGCAGGTAGTAGAAATGCCATTACGGAAACCCTAACCAACATTATTTGGGCACCGCTAAAAAATGATTTAAAAAGTATTTCGCTTTCGGCAAACTGGATGTGGCCTTGTAAAAACGAAGGTGAAGACGCCCGTTTATACGAAGCTGTTCAAGCAGTTTCAGAATTTGCAATCGATTTAGGTATCAATGTCCCAACAGGAAAAGATTCGCTTTCCATGAAACAAAAATACCCTGAGGGCGATGTCATTTCTCCTGGAACTGTTATTATTTCAGCAGGTGCAAATTGTAATGATATAACAAAAGTGGTGGAACCAGTTTTAAAACAAAATGCTGGTAACATTTACTATATTAATATATCTCAAGATGATTTTAAATTAGGAGGAAGTTCTTTCAATCAAGTATTGAATACTATTGGAAACGAAGCACCTGACGTAAAAGACCCTGCCTTTGTTAAAACAGTTTTTAATACCATCCAAACCCTCATTAAAACAGATAAAATTAAAGCAGGTCACGATGTTGCTTCTGGAGGATTAATTACTACTCTTTTAGAATTGTGTTTTGCTGATGTTAATTTAGGTGCTGATTTTAATCTTTCTAAATTAAATGAAGACGATTCTATCAAAGTGTTATTTGCTGAAAATTCAGGTATTGTATTTCAAGCAGATGCTTCAGTAGAAACAATTTTATCTAAAAATAACATAGAGTTTTTCAATATAGGTTCAGCTAATAATACTGGCTATGTTACCATTAAAAATAACGACGACATTTTCACCTTTAATGTTGTTAAAACAAGAGATATTTGGTACAAAACATCATATTTATTAGATCAAAAACAAACAGCAAATGGTTTAGCTCAAAATCGTTTTGATAATTATAAAAATCAACCTTTACAATATGTTTTCCCTAAACATTTTACTGGTGTTTTCACTCCTATCAATAACCTAAAAAATAAACCTAAAGCAGCTATCCTCCGAGAAAAAGGAAGTAATTCTGAACGCGAAATGGCAAATGCCATGTATTTAGCTGGTTTTGATGTAAAAGATGTACATATGACCGATTTAATTTCTGGTCGTGAAACTTTAAAAGACATTCAGTTTTTAGGAGCTGTTGGAGGATTCAGTAACAGTGATGTTTTAGGGTCTGCTAAAGGTTGGGCTGGAGCTATTAAATACAATGAAAAAGCCAATAAAGTGATTAAAGATTTCTTTGCTAGGGAGGATACTTTATCTGTTGGAATTTGTAATGGTTGTCAATTATGGATGGAATTAGACCTCATCAATCCAGAACATGATATTCATGGAAAGATGTTGCATAATGATTCTCATAAACATGAAAGTGCTTTCACTTCAGTAAAAATTCAAGAAAACAACTCCGTAATGCTTTCAACACTTGCTGGCAGCACTTTAGGAGTATGGATTTCGCATGGCGAAGGAAAATTTAATTTACCTTATGCAGAAGATAAATATCAAATTGTTGCTAAATACGCTTATACCGAATACCCACATAATCCAAATGGTTCTGACTTCAACACAGCAATGATGTGTGATAAAACAGGACGTCATTTAGTAACTATGCCACATATTGAGCGCTCCACATTTCAATGGAATTGGGCAAACTATCCTGACGGTAGGAAAGACGAAGTTTCACCTTGGTTGGAAGCTTTTGTAAATGCCAGAATTTGGTTAGAAAAACAGTAA
- a CDS encoding PspC domain-containing protein: MNKTVNINLAGIFFHIDEDAYLKLQRYLDAIKRSFTDSEGRSEIIADIEARIAELFSQRVKHDKQVIGNKEVDEVIAIMGQPEDYLVDDEIFEDEPKENYKAKKTHSKKLFRDPDNRYIGGVSSGLGHYLGIDAIWIRFAWIILFSVFGTGILLYILLWILLPEAKTTAEKIMMTGEPVNISNIEKKIKDGFDTVSKTVSDTVKNVDLPKQGQRIKSTSKSFFDNLGSIIMFFLKVFAKFIGIILMIAGASTLIGLIVALFSVGILNNIHITGWEYLNIVNAGDTPIWLVSLLLFFTIGIPFFFLFYLGLKILINNLKSIGNIAKFTLLGLWLISIIGLIIIGVKQASEHAFTEKIIEKTELKITNTDTIYVKMNGSDYYGKHHYNNSFKIANNENGDKMIYRSYIKLFVKSTHDTIAKINISKSAQGGDYDKAIERAKKINYHYELRNKTLLLDSYLTTNPKNKFSNQGITITLFLPEGSVVNFDKNTKSFFNYSKYDNYLVSSNDVNHNLKILENDITCLDCDNEKDLKLDINIKDEDNSIKINAEGIKIKADGSTIEISSKGITGNIEDVNVNSDSLNIKSKNK, from the coding sequence ATGAATAAAACGGTCAACATAAATTTAGCAGGCATTTTTTTTCATATTGATGAAGATGCATACTTAAAACTACAACGTTATTTGGATGCTATAAAACGTTCTTTTACTGATTCTGAGGGGCGTTCAGAAATTATAGCAGATATTGAAGCACGTATTGCCGAACTTTTCTCCCAACGGGTAAAACACGACAAGCAGGTTATTGGAAATAAAGAAGTAGATGAAGTGATAGCCATTATGGGACAACCCGAAGACTATCTTGTTGATGATGAAATTTTTGAAGATGAGCCTAAAGAAAATTACAAAGCAAAAAAAACACATTCAAAAAAACTATTCAGGGACCCTGACAACAGATACATAGGAGGTGTATCGTCTGGCTTAGGTCACTATTTAGGTATTGATGCTATTTGGATTCGATTTGCTTGGATTATACTATTTAGCGTTTTTGGCACAGGCATCCTACTTTATATTTTGTTGTGGATTCTGTTACCCGAAGCTAAAACAACAGCCGAAAAAATAATGATGACCGGAGAGCCGGTTAACATTAGCAACATTGAAAAAAAAATAAAAGACGGATTTGACACCGTATCTAAAACCGTTTCAGATACGGTTAAAAATGTAGACCTCCCCAAACAAGGACAACGAATTAAATCAACTTCCAAATCCTTTTTTGATAATTTAGGAAGCATTATAATGTTCTTCTTAAAGGTTTTTGCAAAATTTATAGGTATAATACTTATGATTGCAGGTGCTTCTACACTTATTGGATTAATTGTTGCGCTGTTTTCAGTTGGTATATTAAACAATATTCATATTACAGGTTGGGAATACCTAAACATTGTAAACGCAGGAGACACCCCTATATGGCTTGTATCCCTATTATTATTTTTTACTATTGGTATTCCATTTTTTTTCTTGTTTTATTTAGGTTTAAAAATTTTAATAAACAATCTAAAATCTATCGGAAATATCGCTAAATTTACATTATTAGGATTGTGGCTTATTTCTATAATTGGCCTGATAATTATTGGCGTTAAACAAGCAAGCGAACATGCTTTTACTGAAAAAATAATTGAAAAAACAGAACTAAAAATCACTAATACTGATACAATTTATGTGAAAATGAATGGAAGTGATTATTATGGAAAACACCACTATAATAATAGTTTTAAAATCGCAAATAATGAAAATGGTGACAAAATGATTTATCGATCCTACATAAAACTATTTGTAAAATCAACCCACGATACAATTGCAAAAATAAATATATCAAAAAGTGCTCAAGGAGGTGATTATGACAAAGCAATAGAGCGTGCTAAAAAGATAAATTATCACTACGAACTTAGAAACAAAACACTATTATTAGATTCTTATTTAACCACCAATCCTAAAAACAAATTTAGTAATCAGGGAATCACAATAACCTTATTCTTACCAGAAGGTAGTGTTGTTAATTTTGACAAAAACACAAAATCATTTTTCAATTATAGTAAATATGATAATTATTTAGTCTCTTCAAATGACGTTAACCACAATTTAAAAATTCTTGAAAATGACATTACATGCTTAGACTGCGACAATGAAAAAGATTTAAAATTAGATATCAATATTAAAGATGAAGATAATAGCATAAAAATCAATGCCGAAGGAATTAAAATTAAAGCTGATGGCTCTACTATAGAAATTAGCAGTAAAGGTATAACAGGTAACATTGAAGATGTAAATGTTAATTCAGACAGCCTTAATATAAAATCAAAAAACAAATAA
- a CDS encoding YceI family protein, with the protein MKKIIIFVFVMASLGFIKDDVNIVETSVLVTPSSKLSVKGVTNINTFECKYNVNQLKKPIPVIFERIGDKVVFKKTALVLDNFYFDCGGKGINSDFQKILKTDKHPKIYLFLKELKTDNKHTSKALVHVDIKIAGLVNNYEIPVSLTGENNMFITGKANISLKDFEMQAPKKLFGLIEVEDNIEIDFQLEVKEYHS; encoded by the coding sequence ATGAAAAAAATAATAATTTTTGTTTTTGTTATGGCATCGCTTGGGTTTATAAAAGATGATGTAAATATTGTGGAAACTTCTGTTTTAGTAACACCAAGTAGTAAGTTATCTGTTAAAGGGGTTACTAATATCAACACTTTTGAATGCAAATACAATGTTAACCAATTGAAAAAACCAATTCCGGTTATTTTTGAAAGAATAGGGGATAAAGTTGTTTTTAAAAAAACGGCTTTAGTTTTAGATAATTTTTATTTTGATTGTGGAGGTAAAGGAATTAATAGCGATTTTCAAAAGATTTTAAAAACGGATAAACATCCTAAAATATATTTATTTTTAAAAGAATTGAAAACCGACAACAAACATACATCTAAAGCACTTGTTCATGTAGATATTAAAATAGCGGGTCTTGTAAATAATTATGAAATTCCAGTATCACTAACAGGAGAAAACAATATGTTTATAACAGGTAAAGCTAATATTAGTTTGAAAGATTTTGAAATGCAAGCTCCTAAAAAATTATTTGGACTTATTGAAGTTGAAGATAATATAGAAATAGATTTTCAGTTGGAAGTAAAAGAATATCATTCATAA
- a CDS encoding RsmB/NOP family class I SAM-dependent RNA methyltransferase encodes MRLHRNLCFAVIDGLTLIFNEGNYADKVIQQLLKRDKRWGARDRAFVAETTYDIVRWKRLYAEIAEVKEPFDRENLWRMFAVWATLKGIKLPDWSYFEKTPTRKIKGRFDELSKIRKFKESIPDWIDEIGEKELGKATWSLEISALNEQADVILRVNTLKTTKEKLQTELFDLDIETEFLAEYPNALKLKERANVFTTEAFKNGYFEVQDASSQLVAEFLNVQPGMRVVDTCAGAGGKTLHIASLMENKGQIIAMDIYGNKLNELKRRAKRNGAHNIENRVIESTKVIKKLYNKADRVLIDAPCSGLGVLRRNPDAKWKLQPDFVDKIKITQQNILQQYSKMLKVGGQMVYATCSVLPSENQNQVSTFLKSEAGENFTLIKDKKILAHKSGFDGFYMALLERQS; translated from the coding sequence ATGCGATTACACAGAAACTTATGCTTTGCGGTTATTGATGGATTAACCTTAATTTTTAACGAAGGAAATTATGCCGATAAGGTTATTCAGCAACTTTTAAAACGCGATAAACGTTGGGGTGCCCGCGACCGTGCTTTTGTTGCCGAAACCACTTATGACATTGTACGGTGGAAACGATTATATGCTGAAATTGCAGAAGTTAAAGAACCGTTTGATAGAGAAAACCTATGGCGCATGTTTGCCGTTTGGGCCACTTTAAAAGGTATTAAACTGCCCGATTGGTCTTATTTTGAAAAAACACCAACTCGAAAAATTAAAGGGCGATTTGACGAACTTTCAAAAATTAGAAAATTTAAAGAATCCATTCCTGATTGGATAGATGAAATAGGCGAAAAGGAATTAGGTAAAGCTACTTGGAGTTTAGAAATTAGTGCTTTAAACGAGCAAGCTGATGTTATTTTAAGAGTCAATACTCTAAAAACAACTAAAGAAAAGCTACAAACCGAATTATTTGATTTGGATATTGAAACCGAATTTTTAGCGGAATATCCAAATGCTCTAAAACTTAAAGAGCGTGCCAATGTATTTACTACCGAAGCCTTCAAAAATGGGTATTTTGAAGTTCAAGACGCATCGTCTCAATTAGTTGCTGAGTTTTTAAATGTACAACCTGGCATGCGTGTGGTAGATACTTGCGCTGGTGCTGGTGGAAAAACTTTGCATATTGCTTCTTTAATGGAAAACAAAGGGCAAATTATTGCTATGGATATTTATGGAAATAAATTGAACGAATTAAAACGACGCGCTAAACGAAACGGCGCTCATAATATTGAAAACCGTGTTATCGAATCTACCAAAGTTATAAAAAAACTTTATAATAAAGCAGACCGTGTTTTGATTGACGCACCATGTTCAGGATTAGGTGTGTTAAGAAGAAATCCCGATGCGAAATGGAAATTACAACCCGATTTTGTTGATAAAATTAAAATCACTCAACAGAACATCTTACAACAATATTCTAAAATGCTTAAAGTTGGCGGTCAAATGGTTTATGCAACCTGTTCTGTATTACCATCAGAAAACCAAAATCAAGTATCAACTTTTTTAAAATCGGAAGCTGGGGAAAACTTTACTTTAATAAAAGACAAAAAAATATTAGCTCATAAATCTGGATTTGATGGGTTTTATATGGCATTGTTGGAACGTCAATCCTAA
- a CDS encoding haloacid dehalogenase type II, which produces MDNNRRNFIKNLSLVGTTGMLIPNLAIGNTQENPNIMINKTRPKVLFFDVNETLLDLTDMKKQVGEALNGREDLLSLWFTTMLQYSLVTTASGQYEHFGNIGAAALQMVAANNGITIKEDEARNIILNALRGLPSHPEVEEALKELKKAGYKLVSFTNSSNEGVRKQFESAGLTSYFDERLSVEDIGKFKPFSDTYAWGARKMGIKPEECMLIAAHGWDVAGALWAGWRAAFISRPGQQLFPIAPKTEIIESDLLKISKKLVVLKK; this is translated from the coding sequence ATGGATAATAATAGACGAAATTTCATTAAAAACTTAAGCTTAGTAGGAACTACAGGAATGTTAATTCCAAATTTAGCTATTGGAAATACACAAGAAAACCCAAATATTATGATAAATAAAACAAGACCTAAAGTATTGTTTTTTGATGTAAATGAAACACTTTTGGATCTTACCGACATGAAAAAACAAGTTGGTGAAGCTTTAAATGGAAGAGAAGATTTATTATCTCTTTGGTTTACAACCATGCTACAATACTCATTAGTAACCACAGCCAGTGGACAATACGAACATTTTGGAAACATAGGGGCAGCCGCACTACAAATGGTAGCAGCAAATAATGGCATTACAATAAAGGAAGATGAAGCAAGAAACATCATACTAAATGCACTTAGGGGATTACCTTCACACCCTGAAGTTGAAGAAGCTTTAAAAGAACTAAAAAAGGCTGGTTATAAATTAGTATCTTTTACAAATTCTTCAAATGAAGGAGTTAGAAAACAATTTGAAAGTGCCGGATTAACATCATATTTTGATGAAAGACTAAGTGTGGAAGACATTGGTAAATTTAAACCCTTTTCAGACACCTATGCTTGGGGTGCCCGCAAAATGGGTATAAAACCAGAAGAATGCATGCTTATAGCTGCACACGGCTGGGATGTAGCAGGAGCACTTTGGGCTGGTTGGAGAGCCGCTTTTATTAGTCGACCTGGGCAACAACTGTTTCCTATAGCTCCAAAAACAGAAATTATTGAATCAGACCTTCTTAAGATTTCAAAAAAACTCGTTGTACTAAAAAAATGA
- a CDS encoding YceI family protein, whose product MWKFRKMNMTILSLLVLFIFTSGKTQAQEFNLNNQESSLKVLGTSNVHDWELDAENLSGKISFKNLNECLIEAINVVVTAESLKSGKSSMDKNTFKALKTDDHKTITFQLVEAKSVTSKGAGVFAVKSSGDLTIAGTKKRISLDFDVNTNGGKAILTGEKKINMTDFKVEPPKAMFGAITTGEELTIKFSIVLK is encoded by the coding sequence ATGTGGAAATTTAGAAAAATGAATATGACTATTTTGAGCTTATTAGTTCTATTTATTTTTACGTCAGGTAAAACTCAAGCTCAAGAATTTAATTTAAACAATCAAGAATCTTCATTAAAAGTTTTAGGAACATCAAATGTTCATGATTGGGAATTAGATGCCGAAAATTTAAGCGGAAAAATTTCTTTCAAGAATTTAAATGAATGCTTAATTGAGGCTATTAATGTGGTGGTAACTGCAGAAAGTTTAAAAAGTGGAAAATCTTCAATGGATAAAAATACTTTTAAAGCTTTAAAAACCGATGATCACAAAACAATCACATTTCAACTGGTAGAAGCTAAAAGTGTAACAAGTAAAGGAGCAGGGGTGTTTGCTGTAAAATCTTCAGGTGATTTGACAATAGCAGGTACTAAAAAGCGTATTTCTTTAGATTTTGATGTTAATACTAATGGAGGAAAAGCAATCTTGACTGGAGAAAAGAAAATTAATATGACTGATTTTAAAGTGGAGCCTCCCAAAGCAATGTTTGGAGCTATTACTACTGGAGAAGAATTGACAATTAAATTTTCAATCGTATTAAAATAA
- a CDS encoding carboxymuconolactone decarboxylase family protein codes for MTTLKVHNIETAPEGSKPLLENSEKAFGRIPGLHGVLAGAPKILEAYQTLHSLFVESSFNEEELTVVWQTINVEHACHYCVPAHTGIAKMMKVDDKITEALRNETPLEDSKLEALRTMTLSIVRNRGNVSEADLNAFYTAGYAEAQVLEIILGLSQKTISNYVNHIANTPVDSEFKKFEWTKENVVA; via the coding sequence ATGACTACATTAAAAGTTCACAACATTGAAACAGCACCAGAAGGCAGTAAACCATTATTAGAAAACTCTGAAAAAGCCTTTGGAAGAATTCCAGGTTTACATGGTGTTTTAGCTGGTGCTCCTAAAATATTAGAGGCTTATCAAACTTTACACAGTTTATTTGTTGAATCATCTTTTAACGAAGAAGAATTAACAGTCGTTTGGCAAACTATCAATGTAGAGCACGCTTGTCATTATTGTGTTCCTGCACACACTGGAATTGCAAAAATGATGAAAGTTGATGATAAAATTACAGAGGCATTACGTAACGAAACACCTTTAGAAGATTCTAAGTTAGAAGCCTTACGCACCATGACTTTATCCATTGTTAGAAATCGTGGAAATGTTTCTGAGGCAGATTTAAACGCTTTTTATACTGCAGGTTATGCTGAAGCTCAAGTATTGGAAATTATTTTAGGCTTATCACAAAAAACAATAAGTAACTACGTAAACCATATAGCAAATACACCTGTTGATTCGGAATTTAAAAAATTTGAATGGACCAAAGAAAATGTGGTAGCTTAA